A single Xenopus laevis strain J_2021 chromosome 3S, Xenopus_laevis_v10.1, whole genome shotgun sequence DNA region contains:
- the LOC108712411 gene encoding protein INSYN2B, protein MGHKETNCLANEPYDSMEQKPLRVRPALLKRKSLDSADSIKPSNYRRNKSQQVRFKEDSTSTTSLGSTPLITEPSKNTLLLNGREERCHNKSMCLLPNPESQCGPQNIAIQTSPSLRKHFPSFKTKKLIVSNPLKQLATEPNCFLSNGDLSEEEVTSQLSHLRTAGQLDDGFKQVNRHGSVKQKFSKAQSNGPINEGSELEFDETFEKVPAFTLIPDYKTESTFKVYGNAYSESSHENTSPTLYVTPAKQSILKHQPGFSHSKQIENEKSPPSLKTHIDLNRTSLTPSLNSNVCYHLHSEHQPLENSTKSSESVPQVSNNQVFVTFGNNSEIQTNAETAVATETNTIHLDSSQPCSSIQSTSCSPKTEVQCDTNKENKEGDPSHKAHGELCSLQDKLQTKEESLHSNQEKIKILLNVIQDLEKARALNEGRHFYRTGQDLNNCSTCQSTACVIYSVEYDFRQQEGRFLQVLKMLEQVERSPVLPPVQKPDPDNAIPEKQDLRKKAKKVKKKCFWWI, encoded by the exons ATGGGTCACAAAGAAACAAATTGTCTAGCCAACGAGCCCTACGACTCAATGGAACAGAAACCACTGAGGGTGCGGCCTGCACTGCTGAAAAGAAAAAGTCTTGACTCTGCCGACTCTATAAAGCCATCTAATTACAGGAGAAACAAGTCTCAGCAAGTACGCTTTAAGGAAGACAGCACAAGCACTACGTCTCTAGGTAGTACCCCTCTAATAACAGAGCCCAGTAAAAACACTCTGCTATTAAATGGAAGGGAAGAAAGGTGCCACAACAAATCAATGTGTTTGCTGCCCAATCCAGAATCTCAATGTGGACCTCAAAATATTGCTATACAGACTTCCCCAAGCCTGAGAAAACATTTCCCAAGTTTTAAGACGAAAAAACTTATAGTTAGCAACCCATTAAAACAATTAGCTACAGAGCCAAACTGTTTCCTGAGTAATGGAGATCTTTCAGAAGAAGAGGTGACATCTCAGCTTTCCCATTTAAGAACAGCCGGCCAATTAGATGATGGTTTCAAACAAGTGAATAGACATGGCTCTGTTAAACAAAAATTTTCCAAAGCACAAAGCAATGGACCTATCAATGAAGGCTCAGAATTGGAATTTGATGAAACGTTTGAGAAAGTCCCAGCCTTCACGTTAATACCTGATTATAAGACTGAAAGCACTTTCAAGGTTTATGGAAATGCATATTCAGAAAGTTCTCATGAAAATACTTCACCAACGTTGTATGTCACACCAGCAAAACAAAGTATACTCAAACACCAACCTGGCTTTTCGCATTCAAagcaaattgaaaatgaaaaatcaccccCATCATTGAAAACACATATTGACTTGAATAGAACATCTTTAACACCTTCTTTAAATAGCAATGTCTGTTATCATCTTCACTCAGAGCACCAGCCATTAGAAAACTCCACTAAAAGTTCAGAAAGTGTACCCCAAGTCAGTAATAATCAAGTATTTGTAACATTTGGGAACAACAGTGAAATACAAACTAATGCAGAAACGGCTGTAGCCACAGAGACAAATACAATTCATTTGGATTCTTCACAGCCTTGTAGTAGCATACAAAGTACCTCATGCTCTCCAAAGACCGAAGTACAATGTGATACTAATAAGGAAAACAAAGAAGGAGACCCAAGCCATAAGGCACATGGTGAATTGTGCTCCTTACAAGATAAACTGCAGACAAAAGAAGAATCCTTGCACTCAAACCAAGAGAAGATTAAGATCCTTTTGAATGTAATTCAAGATCTGGAAAAGGCCAGAGCTCTCAATGAAGG ACGCCACTTCTACCGAACTGGACAAGATCTAAACAATTGCAGCACTTGCCAGAGCACAGCTTGCGTTATTTACAG TGTAGAATATGACTTCAGGCAACAAGAAGGCCGATTCCTCCAAGTTTTGAAAATGCTGGAGCAAGTGGAACGAAGCCCTGTCCTGCCTCCTGTACAGAAACCTGATCCTGATAACGCCATTCCCGAAAAACAAGACTTAAGGAAAAAGGCAAAGAAAGTGAAAAAGAAGTGTTTTTGGTGGATTTAA